The Humulus lupulus chromosome 7, drHumLupu1.1, whole genome shotgun sequence region TCTCCCAAGTCGCCTTGACTAGTCTCTCCGGCGCAATTGTCGTACTCAAATCTTGTGAAGACTTACTACCCATGGCCGAAGGCCTGAAAATCGTTCAAAGATGTATCGACGTTGCCACTCTTAAGGTACTAATTCACCTTCAAATCTCGAATTTACCTTTCTAATTTGTGCTTAGATTATAACAGTTCTATGTGTGTGTACTATTCAGGCTTGTAACGAAGCAAACTTTCCCAGTCGATCTCCGACAAATTGGTGGACGGAGGAGCTTTCGATTTTGGACATTGAATTCTTTGGAAGAGTGATTTCAGCCATGAAGAACCGTGGCGCCAAAGTTCTAACCATAGCGAGTGCTATGATCACTTACACGGAGAGAGCGCTACGAGATCTGGTGCGGGACCATTCCGGGAACGGGACCAAATCTCTTGCTCCGAACGAACCCGAAGTCCGAGTCCGACAACGGGAGATTCTAGAAGCGGTTGTGGATCTCTTACCGGCCGAGAAGGCAGCTTTTCCGATAAACTTTCTCTGCTGTCTTCTCCGATCAGCTATCTTCCTCCGAGCATCCAGCGGATGTAAGAACGAGCTGGAGAAGCGGATCTCTGTAATCTTGGAACACGTGACGGTGGATGATTTGCTGGTTTTGTCGTTCACTTACGACGGTGAACGGCTGTTCGATTTGGACAGCGTGAGGAAGATCATCTCTGGGTTTGTGGAGAAGGAAAAGAGCGTGGCGGTTTTCAACGGTGGGGATTATAGGGAGACGTGTTCGACGGCGATGCACCGGGTGGCCAAGACCATTGATGCTTACCTTAGCGAGATCGCCGCTTATGGTGAGCTCACTATTTCGAAATTTAACGGCATCGCTAACCTTATCCCCAAAGGATCGCGAAAGGTCGACGACGATCTCTATCGAGCCATCGACATCTTCTTGAAGGTATTATTTTGTCTCGTGAACCTAAGACTAAAACTAGTttaattatatggatatatttaacatatattttcATATAAAATCTATATATACAATAAAATAAAGGATAATTAAAATGTGCTTATTAAATTTGTTACAAAGCAAAACAAAATAAGCAATTAATAATAGATCGACATCTTTTTAAAATTTTCTATTATATTATTTAACAagtgaaaaaagaaaagaagtattgattaaaatttaacacaatcatttttattaattattagttGTGATTGTGAATATATAATTTAGTATCATTTGTTTTTAGAGGCTATATGTATCTATGGATCTTATCATTTTAGTAATAATAGGCGACGGCTATAGTACGATATGATAgttttgaattgaaataaaaaaattaaagacaaataaAAGGAATGAGTGGACTGATTATttgttaataataaattaaatataaaattataaacttttattttattaataatatatatgaatatggaaataaaataatattaattattttaaatttctcAATAATAAATAGACAAATTAGTAAttacattaattataaaattaatatttgttaCATATATACTactctaattaattattaattttctgTTATATAACTCATGATAATTTACCAGATGTAATAATAAATCAAGATCTAGCATTTTTTTTTCGAAGTTAAATAAATTCTTTTGTGTTCATAATGGATTTGGTTTTAACAGGCTCATCCCAACTTGGACGAGATAGAACGGGAGAAGGTATGCAGTGTGATGGACCCACTAAAGCTCTCTTACGAAGCGCGTGTCCACGCGTCCCAGAACAAGCGATTACCAGTTCAAATAGTCCTTCACGCGCTCTACTACGATCAGCTGAAGCTGAGGAGCGGCGCCGTGGACGATAAGCCTGAACCCGCCGCCGTCACGAGGAGTCAACTCCAGACGGACGTTTCTTTGGTGAGGGAGAACGAGGCTTTGAGGACCGAGCTTATGAAAATGAAGCTTTTCATTTCGGATATGAAAAAGGGGAGTCCTACTGGTAATCCTAGTGTTCACACCATCGGAACGACGTCGTCTAAAGGAAGTTCTAAAAAGACTTTCTTCTCTTCAATGTCCAAGACTCTTGGCAAGTTGAATCCCTTCAAGCATGGTTCTAAGGACACTTCTAGTATAGAAGATGCTGTAGATGTTACTAagccaagaagaagaagattctCTATCTCTTGAATCTTTTTCTTTATTGTATGATTATTCTTAGCTAGGCATGATCTAAGAGTGTTGTGTTtgatatttttttgttaattaattTTGAGTGCTTTAATATACAAAATCTGtaatttattaattcttcgtttgggtttgttattttattaaaaaaaaacatgaaagATCGATCGTCAACAAGTGTTTGATAAATAATAATTTGTTGTGTTTTCGATAAATATTTCTCACTTTTGTTGAGTTTGTCAATTAATTAGTATATGGGTGTCAACCttgtcttttaaaaaaaaaattgaaaattttattaatgataaaaatagaaCCAGATTCAAATTTCAATACATGTGTGAAAAGTTCAATAAAACAATTACAAATCTAACAAAAAGAAATACTTAAATTAAAGCTAATATATAATAAATCCTAATCATAGACAAATAAACGGTCAGCAACTTTTCATAGATAGAACAATAAACATCATATAAAAAATGGTCAAAACCACTGTCCTCAAAAGACATGTGTTATACATTATTATCAAACAAAACAAAGCCAAAACAAATCCTAAACAACCCGAAAACAATAgtaaaaacaaataaaactaaaataaaaacaaatgagAACTCCCAATAACACAACAATGGTCGGGCATCCACCTCGTATCACCAATTACCCTACGACTGAGGGACCACAACTCTTATCCACGGGTTAGGAAGAAGACCATGAGCTCTAATGTTGTAAAAGACAGAGACCACGAGCCCAAATCTTGCTGCACATCCAGCCACTAAGAACTCATATAGCCCTAAACGGATCCCATCCCACTGGAGAAGATAGAAAGCAGATGATCAAGACGAAGGGCCCCCATCTACGAAGCATCCCCAAGACACACTACGGGCCAAGGTTGCCCAACAGCTAAAAAGCAAGGGCTTCTTGGCTTGAACACCACCGACATACAAGCTTGCGTGGGCGGTGCTCCAACTCAGAGGAGGCAACCAAAAACTTAATAATGTAAAACTAACGGTTAGAAGGTGTTTGACACCttaactaaaatattattttttgtttttaaaatttataaactgttttttgaaaataAGTTAGGGTGTTAGgcgttgttttcaaaaaacaatttttaaaaataaaattataaaaaacagaaaattttgagaacaacaaaaagttatttgttgttctcaaaaaaaatttgtttatcttttatttttctcacattatttatttatttatttattattatctaatatcaTTTATTGTCACATAATTTTATATCTCTTCAgtttctctcacatcactttctctctcatcacttaatatatcatcattttctctctcatcattttttctctctcgtcatttcctctctcatcactttctgtctattcacttctctctcttcactttctttctcatcacattctctctcattttttcatggatcaatttctctcttctcaatttctatcaaattttctctcattactttctcacttcttatttttcatcattttttttcaaattattttatctaattatttattacaaacttttaaaatacgtttgtctttgtaaatatatttgttaatattttatttaagatttaaaaaaataaaactaaaaaattgttttttagaaaacattaaccaaacacctcttgttttttgaaaactacaaaaacagttttctgttttcatttctgagaacacaactttgaaaacaaaaaacagaaaataatGTCAAACAGACCCTTAAACTTTGGCTTTGTTGGGAATTGTGTCATTAAAGTATTTCCAAATGAGGTAGTTAATTAAACAAAGtttgtatttgattataaatGTTATCATGAAATCTAATACTAtattatgagtaatgatatgtgcacccaaaatttACACTCAAATATTACACATAGTGACGTGTCACAACTTTTTAAAATAGTAGGTCATAGTTTTAATAAATGTAATTGGCTATATTAAACTGCCACATCAATGTATATAATGTTTGAGTGTagattttgggtgcacatatcattactcttatattattgatatagtattgaattaagtatatgtatatatatacgaaataatttaattcaagataataatataaaaaagatTGTTCGTAATCATTAAATAAAGTGAGAgccttatttaataaaaaatatgagTGTAGTCTATCTTTAAGACATAGCAGTTTATCCAAACGGTTAAGCGTAGCGATGCAAAGAGATGGATGTAccatatacaatatagattgtattggaatgagacacgatgaaagaaagaacttctgcTAATTtctgttaaaatatagaagttcaacattcatcaatcgatagTCGTTTGAGACTTTATATCAATcatgaagtgagtaatgaactcatatttgtgattttatgacttttgacttatcgggtaaggtttAATATTCGTACAACCGAATTCTTGATATCTTAGAATCATAGAATTGCAAGTGGatgggaacatacttcacagatatggaatattatccttacttaaatgaaagcagattagttgttcTTTTTAGTGTTGATTTGGGGCATGGACATAGAGTGCTCAATTTATGCTAGAGAACAaaaatttcattttgtaattaaatttatagaataatgttcattagaggatcaatggaactaattgatgaaaatataattaaagaggttaacgGACAATAAGACCTAGCTGTAATTATAAATAACTAGCAGAGGGCCATAACTCATGCAATGGCTAAATCAATGGATGACTTTATacttatagcttctaataatataagactagttttgagagttcaactatgaatttctagtggaataattcatagttaataaattaagggTTATTTGCGacaaaagtacccaatgtttggagTTTGTAATCGACAcatacccaatctttttttttagcAGATAAAGAACTCAAAGTCAACAAAATAGTAATTTTGTTAATCTCCATCCATTACACTTCGTTAGGTGCTGACTGGATCAACacgtgtcacttcgtgattggtccagctcataaatatttttaaaaattaatttattggaatttaaatttaaaaaatagttaaacatcaatttaaaatattaaaataatataaaaagaatataaaaattaatatgaaaaataaaattaaaactaattaacAAATGTAAACTATTAAATCTGTAAATATCTACTAAttaaaaaactaaattaaaacaATAACTTACTCCAAAATTTCAATCTAAATTAAAAAccaaaatcataattaatttaaaaataaaaaaagactaAAACCTTAACTCTTTCATCGACATCATCAAAACAGAGGGAAAAAATCAAGTTATTGAAACAGAAGCCAAACAACAAAATTCATTATTGTGTTTGAATCTGAAATAGAAAGGAGAAAAAAACCAAATCTATACTAAACACCATCACAGATTTGAATCTAACTCACAAATTTGAATCTAAATCCATTAGAGAAATAGGTATTAACACCATAGACATATTTGATTTTTATTAAAGTTGCCATTACTAATCAAGTAACTATAACAGATGATTTAGGGGAGCTACAAAATTCTTGGTTGTTGGAAGAATTGGGCTAAAGTCGACGGCGAGACTAACAGCTCTGGAGGCTTCAACAAAGGTGGAGTTCGCGAGCTCGACAAGGTAGATCTACAACAAACTTGCAGGAGGAGTGGGGTCGCGAACTACTGGGCACGACAGATCAGTGATCACGAAGTGACAcgtatgttggggttttatgccctaattaaaacccaaattctttgtaatctcattttattatcaataaaagaatagaaatcattttttgacttggtcaatcactttgcttacatgtgtttattttcatgattatttgtttaataaaacttctattaaatcccgagcatatagttaatcatatttatagtgacataatcatagtggaatataaatatgattatatgttcaaaataagttagtcctaagattagtcagtgcacaggatttacactgacttgccaatctatgatatgatatacttacacattgtagtgttatgttctttccagaacattagcaaagtagataagatcggatgtatttgttacatcggacaggaccgatattgacaattgatcaGATAAgcaaacataccgttattatctattctagtcatatcatatagttgatcataggtcaattcaatttcCGTTGCAGAAAATAGATCCCTTCCCCCCGCTTTAAAAAATGATGAATATGAAGTCCGTGGGGCTGCAGGTACTATGGATCCTCTGACTCCCAATCGGGTTGCCTTCCCAGGTCTCGCCGGTGTTGCCTGTAGGTCGTGTGGGGCACTCGACGAAAGGAGAGCGCACTGAGCAAGTATGAGAAATTGGCATCGCTGAGCTTTATTTAAGATAGAATGGGGGGAATCAAAAGGAAAGGCATCCGTTTCCGTTCTTGGTTTGGGGGCTTTCGAGCTCCTCTCGATCTTCCCATACTAACATCTTGGGAActctgtagtataattgagtgtgagtgttaatcataaatatgaacatctatagcttctgatgaagaagtgaaacaatggtatccttttagtttggttcaagatgttaaatgatagagatctcatttcagtatttaaattagtttactgaaatatcatttacaaggaactaaatgttttaaggataaaatacaatggggataaaacggtattttagtcctatctcattgtagatcctctatagaggattgagtgaaaattatggttgtaacaattgataattaatagcgtatctatatttgttatagagtgttctatgaattcaagagtgcaattccgagtctatagtggagtcacgaggaattaataagttagtaaatttatttgttagatttatgataatttattggagcttgatttcataggcccatggtccacattgtaccttagataaaatcatctagatagtctcaattaattgatttaattatcaaagttgaccaggtcaattttggataatttcacagagttatgtaattttgaaaagaaaagagaaattagtgcagatttattaattaaaataaattggtatctaaattaataaataagtttaaatgaaggttcaaattataaataattaatttgataaataatttaaataattatttaattaatcaaatcaatagaaaataattcatgccttgattttaagtctaatgggcttataatcaaatgagaaatttcacgggcctaaagcccatgataatttagacctagggcttcaagttggctattattttattgattttttaattaaattaaatgtcctaattgaatctataaaaggagtgcttagagagaagtcaaaacacaagtttcagaagttcataagtcacaagtcatattttctgatagtttttagattctctctaaacacaagtccttttctaagactctttgttattttctattcttctctgtatctatctcatgtgttgagaatttcccactctagtctaggtgattctaaggatactttggaagactgtgaagaaaattgaagatcggttcagtttcttggtaatactttgcgacagaaaggatacaagggttagataaattgaaggaatgactcattcattctgctgcgtatactgtaagtattcttatcattgtctctctttgaattcaattttagaaacatgttctaggctatctcatattaatttttttaatattagatctacatgaaaataaataaagatcatgtataagttttcccaataaCTGGTATCAAagcagttaagatattgattttaaaatttaaaattggttgaattatgaaaaatatcattgttttcaaccaattaataaaatatatttttttaataaatagaatttaaattaactttggttaattgttgataaatcctatttaaattaaattaatatttttcaaattaacctaaaacaagttgattgttgataaatgaaatttaaattaactattgttaattgttgataaatttaatttaaattaacttatttttgtaaaaatttaattaattcgaattttttgataaattctagaaaattaattgtagtatttttgcaaatgatattaattgtgatatttttgcataaattcatagaattgctcatatagtaacatgattaggcttaTCCAATTAtgacatgtttgtttgcactatatgtggtatttttgtaattgggcttagatgcatatagtggcatatatgtttgttagatatatggattttgtcaaataaaatattcataaaatgataggttttattagggtccattagaaaatgtaaattttaaattcttctcttgtgggtgattccacttgtgaaggctcatttgctttgcatgaatatagtgggcctaatcaattaataaaatgaaggtttaaattcttggcttttggaccttgtatggaagattgggggcctctgtagtgggaacgacatactggacccaaccctcctccatacaagcccaattgttaagcccatttacctgagttggaattaattgtataggttctaaattaattgaatttgtttcaatgtgacattttagaattaataggaaattataggactttggttttaaaaattctaatcttacaattttttagagaactagtcattaattttcgaaaaataataaaaatattatttttttaattttataatgagcttattctaagatttatattcgatctccaccgttggtttaacatagtcaatagtttaatggggcctcgaggcactttgattcgtccccctacggaaggtgttcattagctattttgacaaggttagatttcgaaagatagataattataggttaaattctactagacttacccctacggtgactattaggaataaatctatgattatcgaaactgtgggtctagctcataaaataagagattttgttttcttattttgatcaaatagtaggttgttaatagtggtgtcccttattaaatgagtttacaactctatttaactagtggtattttttactctcaccaaccgggacaaggatatcatagattagttaaaaacctaaaagAAATAGAGAtgtgattgtttttggtattttttctcatatcttacatatttttggtatatgttgtgccatttcttgaaatttatgtgaatagaagttttatagagaaaatgtgattgatttatattttattgataatttgtagttttaagttaagtagtgtatgtgtctactcccatcctttctcaagtttcgatggagaaactcactagagaaaatttcattaattggaagcagaatatcaacatagagttgattgatgAAAACTtcgaattcgtcatgattgaggaatccccaaaatgagcaccgtgtccgcacgtttgtGATGGCACCGTCAGTGCTCGTGATGgaaccgtaaatgcttggatagcaccgtctctgcacataTGTGAAGACACCGTAAATGCTCGAATGGCATCGTGTCTGCACGtttgtgatcaactcaactatggtctgaccagctcatgaacgagcttcagagtttcgagtctatcatggggggacctagtaagggaggagaaaataaggctactactactgctgatgatctagctaaggctgaagctaaccaagcttcgtcttcgaaagctggaaacaagaggaaaggtggacaaaacaacaaccccaagtctgcaaggctgcaaagacgagtgcactgccaaatgcacagatgcctaaggggaagaacaagaaaaacaagaaatgtaaaggtaagtgctttcactgcaaagaaaaggggcattagaaacgagattgccctaagtttatagcagtgaaaaacaaaggtaatgattatagttcatttatcttagaaacatgtgttttagagagtgataaatctgtttggattattgattctggatctaccaaccatgtttgtaactctttatagcttcttaAATCGTGGGAagaagtggatgaaggcggcttaaagttTTGATTTGGGAACGAAGCGTTCGTTAAGGTCcgagctagaggaatagctcgtctgaagttcggaaataaatacctAATTTTAAACgatatattttttattccggattttagtagaaatttaatttcagtttccatgttgcaattaaaacaattttttatgactttcacaagttctaatatatctatttccttcaatggatcacaattgtgtattgcatatttggaaaacgggctttatattttgcaacctaacgaacccctggctcttaaaaatgatttattcaaagtagctaaacctaggaccaataaacgtcaaaagaatgataacgataatatgacgtatttatggcacttgcgactaggtcacattggctatgataggattcaaagatttacaaaggacgggcctttgagggaactcaccttaggtgaattacctgtctgtgaatcttgtctagaaggcaaactgaccaagcgtccattctctgcaaagggtgatagggccaaagaaccacttggacttgttcattaagatgtttttggacctttgaatatacaagccaggggtggttttgagtatttcgtcactttcattgacgattactctagatactcatgtctttacctaatgcataggaaatcaaaaacattttcaaagtttcaggaattcctagcaatggcttagacccaattaggtaaaacgttaaagatcttgcgatctaataacggtggagaatatttggatatgcagttccaagatcatttaactgaacttgggattttatcacaacttactaccccacgtactccgcaacaaaatggtgtagcagaacgtcgGAATAGaaatttattggaaatggttagatgcatgcttagttactcaactctaccaacttcgttttggggacatgcaattgaaaccgcgaacgacattctcaatgtcgtgccgtctaaatcaatccccaaaacacctttagaacgctggaatggtcgtgaacctagtttacgccattatagaatctgggggtgtcccgctcac contains the following coding sequences:
- the LOC133788254 gene encoding root phototropism protein 2, coding for MAASVNSINNRLSLAMERTGQWVFSQEIPTDVLVVVGEANFSLHKFMLVAKSNHIRKLIVESNEPDLTTIDLSNIPGGPEIFEKAAKFCYGVNFEITVHNVAPLRCAAEYLEMTEKYCTNNLASRTEDFLSQVALTSLSGAIVVLKSCEDLLPMAEGLKIVQRCIDVATLKACNEANFPSRSPTNWWTEELSILDIEFFGRVISAMKNRGAKVLTIASAMITYTERALRDLVRDHSGNGTKSLAPNEPEVRVRQREILEAVVDLLPAEKAAFPINFLCCLLRSAIFLRASSGCKNELEKRISVILEHVTVDDLLVLSFTYDGERLFDLDSVRKIISGFVEKEKSVAVFNGGDYRETCSTAMHRVAKTIDAYLSEIAAYGELTISKFNGIANLIPKGSRKVDDDLYRAIDIFLKAHPNLDEIEREKVCSVMDPLKLSYEARVHASQNKRLPVQIVLHALYYDQLKLRSGAVDDKPEPAAVTRSQLQTDVSLVRENEALRTELMKMKLFISDMKKGSPTGNPSVHTIGTTSSKGSSKKTFFSSMSKTLGKLNPFKHGSKDTSSIEDAVDVTKPRRRRFSIS